Proteins encoded within one genomic window of Setaria italica strain Yugu1 chromosome IV, Setaria_italica_v2.0, whole genome shotgun sequence:
- the LOC101771355 gene encoding DNA-directed RNA polymerases II and V subunit 8A — MVEYLFDENFSVSRLDPDGKKFDKVTRVEAHNEQVYMQLDVATEIFPLRAGDKFNMVIAPTLNLDGTPDTGYYTQAGRKTLADKFDYVMHGKLYKISDDSSTSSSTKVEIYASFGGLLLLLRCDSSSAASFELDQRLFLLIRKL, encoded by the exons ATGGTCGAGTATCTCTTCGACGAGAACTTCAGTGTGAGCAGGCTCGATCCTGATGGCAAGAAGTTCGACAAAG TCACTCGCGTCGAAGCTCATAACGAGCAAGTGTACATGCAGCTAGATGTTGCTACTGAGATCTTTCCTCTGCGTGCTGGCGACAAATTCAACATGGTGATAGCTCCTACTCTGAATCTGGATGGAACACCAGACACTGGCTACTACACACAG GCTGGAAGGAAAACACTTGCTGACAAGTTTGACTATGTCATGCATGGAAAGCTTTACAAGATCTCAGACGACAGTTCCACCAGTTCATCTACTAAAGT GGAGATCTATGCATCTTTTGGtggcctcctgctgctgcttagGTGCGATAGTTCCAGTGCAGCTAGCTTCGAGCTGGATCAGAGGCTGTTTCTTCTTATCAGGAAGCTGTAA